The following coding sequences are from one Onychomys torridus chromosome 14, mOncTor1.1, whole genome shotgun sequence window:
- the Rps29 gene encoding 40S ribosomal protein S29, protein MGHQQLYWSHPRKFGQGSRSCRVCSNRHGLIRKYGLNMCRQCFRQYAKDIGFIKLD, encoded by the exons ATGGGTCACCAGCAGCTCTACTGGAGTCACCCGCGGAAGTTCGGCCAGGGTTCTCGCTCTTG CCGCGTCTGCTCTAACCGCCACGGTCTGATCCGGAAATACGGCCTGAACATGTGCCGTCAGTGCTTCCGCCAGTACGCGAAGGACATCGGCTTCATTAAG
- the Lrr1 gene encoding leucine-rich repeat protein 1 codes for MKLHCEVEVLSRHLPVLGLKSRGKGVRAVVSLCQPPRRSELQPGARAGPGGRACLLVSTRKDKQGTRYELKENVEQLFMKFVDEGKATIRLKEPPVDICLSKANPGSLKSFLSASRMAHRGCDVSIPLSTPTPVKTSEFEKFKTKMVITSKKDYPLSRNFPYFLEHLQASHCRLARLDTRILCLKNLRKLDLSHNCVKKLPAAVGDLTHLQELSLSDNHLESFPVSLCQSTLQKSLQSLDLSKNKLKALPVQFCQLRKLIHLNLNDNELIQFPFKIGQLTNLRFLSAARNKLTTLPCNFKMLSLEYLDLFGNTFEKPGVLPIIKLQVPLTLLESCARAVLSNRIPYGPHIIPFHLCRDLDTAKTCVCGRFCLESFIQGTTTINLHSVAHTVVLVDNMDRMEAPIISYFCSLTCYVNFSDMLK; via the exons ATGAAGCTTCACTGTGAGGTGGAAGTTCTTAGCCGGCACTTGCCGGTCCTGGGGCTCAAGAGCCGAGGCAAGGGCGTGCGAGCGGTGGTGAGCCTGTGCCAGCCGCCGCGCAGGAGTGAGTTGCAGCCCGGGGCAAGAGCCGGGCCCGGCGGCCGCGCCTGTCTGCTGGTCTCCACCAGGAAGGACAAGCAGGGAACCCGCTATGAG CTAAAAGAGAACGTTGAGCAGCTCTTCATGAAATTTGTGGATGAAGGGAAAGCCACTATCCGGCTAAAGGAGCCTCCCGTGGACATCTGTCTGAGTAAG GCCAATCCTGGCAGTTTAAAGAGTTTTCTTTCAGCTTCAAGAATGGCTCATAGAGGCTGTGATGTCAGCATACCACTTTCAACACCCACACCAGTGAAGACTTCagaatttgaaaaatttaaaaccaaaatgGTGATAACATCCAAAAAGGATTATCCTCTGAGCAGGAACTTTCCCTACTTTCTGGAACATCTTCAGGCTTCTCACTGTAGACTTGCCCGACTTGATACGCGCATACTCTGCTTAAAAAACCTGAGGAAGTTAGACCTGAGTCACAACTGTGTAAAAAAGCTTCCAGCTGCAGTCGGAGACCTCACCCACCTTCAAGAGCTGAGCCTCAGTGACAATCACCTGGAGTCCTTTCCCGTGTCCCTGTGTCAGTCCACACTCCAGAAGTCACTTCAGAGTTTGGATCTCAGCAAGAACAAACTCAAGGCGCTCCCTGTGCAGTTTTGCCAACTGCGGAAACTTATACACTTAAACCTTAATGATAATGAATTGATTCAGTTTCCTTTCAAGATAGGTCAGCTAACAAACCTTCGTTTTCTGTCAGCAGCTCGAAATAAACTTACAACTCTACCTTGTAATTTTAAGATGCTATCCTTAGAGTACTTGGATCTTTTTGGAAATACTTTTGAAAAGCCAGGAGTCCTTCCAATTATAAAGCTTCAAGTACCATTAACTTTATTGGAGTCTTGTGCACGAGCAGTACTATCCAATAG GATTCCATATGGCCCTCATATCATTCCCTTTCATCTTTGCCGAGATTTGGATACTGCCAAAACCTGTGTTTGTGGAAGATTTTGTCTAGAGTCTTTCATTCAAGGAACTACTACAATTAATCTACACTCTGTTGCCCACACCGTGGTCTTAGTAGATAATATGGATAGAATGGAAGCTCCTATTATCTCTTACTTTTGTTCTCTAACTTGTTATGTAAATTTCTCTGATATGTTAAAATAA